A DNA window from Sylvia atricapilla isolate bSylAtr1 chromosome 6, bSylAtr1.pri, whole genome shotgun sequence contains the following coding sequences:
- the IGF2 gene encoding insulin-like growth factor II: MSSAGAHTDERCRQPAFLPGPPPQEVESSSGSAKVPRMCAARRMLLLLLAFLAYALDSAAAYGTAETLCGGELVDTLQFVCGDRGFYFSRPVGRNNRRINRGIVEECCFRSCDLALLETYCAKSVKSERDLSATSLAGLPALSKESFQKPSHGKYSKYDVWQKKSSQRRQRDAPNILRARRYRWQAEGLQAAEEAKALHRPLISLPSQRPPAAARASPETAGPQK, encoded by the exons atgTCAAGCGCCGGGGCACACACGGATGAGCGCTGCCGGCAGCCCGCCTTCCTCCCCGGCCCGCCGCCGCAAGAAGTTGAGAGTAGCAGCGGCAGTGCCAAG gtgccGAGGATGTGCGCGGCCAGGcggatgctgctgctgctcctggctttcCTGGCCTACGCGCTGGACTCGGCCGCCGCCTACGGCACGGCGGAGACCCTCTGCGGCGGGGAGCTGGTGGACACGCTGCAGTTCGTCTGCGGGGACAGGGGCTTCTACTTCA GTAGACCAGTGGGACGAAATAACCGGCGGATCAACCGGGGGATCGTGGAGGAGTGCTGCTTCCGGAGCTGCGacctggctctgctggaaacGTACTGCGCCAAATCTGTCAAGTCAGAGCGTGACctctctgccacctccctggcGGGCCTGCCAGCGCTCAGCAAG GAGAGCTTCCAGAAGCCCTCGCACGGCAAGTACTCCAAGTACGACGTGTGGCAGAAGAAGAGCTCccagcggcggcagcgggacGCGCCCAACATCCTGCGGGCCCGCCGGTACCGGTGGCAGGCGGAGGGGCTGCAGGCGGCCGAGGAAGCCAAGGCGCTGCACCGTCCCCtcatctccctgcccagccagagGCCCCCAGCGGCGGCACGAGCCTCCCCAGAAACGGCTGGCCCCCAGAAATGA